One Triticum dicoccoides isolate Atlit2015 ecotype Zavitan chromosome 5B, WEW_v2.0, whole genome shotgun sequence genomic window carries:
- the LOC119310064 gene encoding mitochondrial phosphate carrier protein 3, mitochondrial-like → MASRQSLLPSFLYAASSGSGTPGGRAAQEAPVVARAPSEPPFGKIEMFSPAYYAACGFGGAAACGLTHAAVTPLDVIKCNIQIDPAKYKNISSSFSIVLKEQGVRGFFRGWAPTFLGYSAQGAFKYGLYEVFKKEYTDMAGPEYAAKYKTLIYLAGSATAEVVADVALCPMEAVKVRVQTQPGYARGLRDGFPKIVRAEGYAGLFRGMVPLWGRQIPYTMMKFATYENIVEMAYKHLIPTPKDQCSKPLQLGVSFGSGYIAGVFCAAISHPADNLVSFLNNAKGATVGDAVKNLGLWGLFTRGLPLRIVMIGTLTGTQWVIYDSFKVMVGLPTTGETPAAAPREEA, encoded by the exons ATGGCGTCGCGGCAGTCGCTGCTCCCGAGCTTCCTCTACGCGGCGTCCAGCGGCTCCGGCACGCCGGGCGGGAGGGCCGCGCAAGAGGCGCCCGTCGTCGCCAGGGCGCCGAGCGAGCCGCCGTTCGGGAAGATCGAGATGTTCTCCCCGGCGTACTACGCGGCCTGCGGCTTCGGCGGCGCCGCCGCGTGCGGCCTCACGCACGCCGCCGTGACGCCGCTCGATGTCATCAAGTGCAACATCCAG ATCGACCCGGCCAAGTACAAGAACATCTCCTCGTCGTTCAGCATCGTGCTCAAGGAGCAGGGCGTCCGCGGCTTCTTCCGGGGCTGGGCGCCCACGTTCCTGGGGTACAGCGCGCAGGGCGCGTTCAAGTACGGCCTGTACGAGGTGTTCAAGAAGGAGTACACCGACATGGCCGGCCCGGAGTACGCCGCCAAGTACAAGACCCTCATCTACCTCGCCGGCTCGGCCACCGCCGAGGTCGTCGCCGACGTCGCGCTCTGCCCCATGGAGGCCGTCAAGGTGCGGGTGCAGACGCAGCCCGGCTACGCCAGGGGCCTGCGCGATGGCTTCCCCAAGATCGTCAGGGCTGAAGGCTATGCAGG GCTGTTCAGAGGAATGGTTCCTCTTTGGGGGCGACAGATTCCTT acaccatgatgaagttCGCAACCTACGAGAACATCGTGGAGATGGCGTACAAGcacctcatccccacccccaaggaCCAGTGCAGCAAGCCTCTGCAGCTCGGGGTGAGCTTCGGGAGCGGCTACATCGCCGGAGTCTTCTGCGCCGCCATCTCGCACCCCGCCGACAACCTGGTCTCCTTCCTCAACAATGCCAAGGGCGCCACCGTCGGAGAC GCTGTCAAGAACCTGGGCCTATGGGGACTCTTCACGCGGGGCCTTCCGCTCCGCATCGTCATGATCGGCACACTGACCGGCACCCAGTGGGTGATCTATGATTCCTTCAAAGTCATGGTTGGACT GCCAACAACCGGTGAAACTCCTGCTGCTGCCCCAAGGGAGGAAGCGTGA